The genomic window GATTCAGTGACCACGGGAGGAACGGTGTGGTCAAACACTGGTGACGCCGTCACCACCGCAAGgaactctgtaacacacacactgtccccggCGTCAAACAACACGCCAGGAAAACTGTTCACTCAGGGCCACGCATCACAGGCAAGTGGGGACATTTCTTCAAATCCCCAACCACCTACAGCGAACTCATCAGCTGGCATGCCTTCAGTATCCAGCGTCACACTAGGCTCGGACTCTACACAGAACCTTGCTTCTTCTACCGGTGATATGAACTCTGAAGCAAACACTACACAACCAGAAACTACTCAGTTCGCAACTTCAGATACAGGCGTTCCCGTTTCGGCCAGTTCGTCATCAATCAAAGAAGCATCTTCACAATATGAGATAGGTCAGACAGAAGAAAGCACAAGTACAACATATGTACAACATACATCCCAAGATCGTGATTTCACTGAGAACTACAACCCAGGCAACCGGAATCCGTCCCAAGACCCATCAGAAGCATCACCGGTCAACACTTTATCCTCAACAACAGCTGTCTCGACCTCTCCAGAGTCTGTGCAGCAGCACAACTTTTCGTCTGACCACAGTGGTCAGCCTGAGACGTCAGTGGGGTCAGACAGCCCGAAcacggaggggaaggggaggggtgtgacaGAGACCACGTCgacaggggacagcactctgTCCTCAGGACAGACGACAGCTCTGGGGTTCTGTCTGACCATGGTAACcctgacagtggtgtgtgcagCTGCGATGATGTACAGAAGGTttgtggttttctctctctctctctctctgtctcaatagaTTCATGTGTGCACATTCAGGGTTTTGGTGCTCCAAACAACCGTCCTAGATAATCCGTTATCCCTGCTTTTGAGAGTAGGCCTATTTGACAGTGTTCAAGTTCAAGGTTATTTTTTAGAATCTGTAGATACTGGTTGGAATGGGAAGTAATGTGGTCAAAAACTGCTATCCATGATCATGGACTTGTGAAAGCACTTGCACACACTGCACTTGCATaatataccacaccataccacatgcACTATGCCAcatgcaacacaccacacatgctaCGCCATTTacatgcaacaccacacacatgcacaccaaccATGCCTTCACAAACACAAGATCATTGACATGTTTTTCTCACATCTGAAATTCCCACACCCAGTGGTTGCACTTACACATTAATTTTCATAGGGTGACGATTCTAGCCAAATTCCACTTTTTGTGAAGACCAGTTAGCCATATGTTGGGGAAATTCTTTCACGTTTCGTACCATGGTGGACTTCTGCTCGGTGTTCCATGAAACCTCAACTGGCGGTTTctgaacatggagagagagagagaggaagagtatcTCAAACactagacagtttcagtttctcaagaaggtgtcactgcgttcagacaaatccatatactctaaactacatctgctaggcaggtgcctgaccagcagcacaagcCAACACGCTTTGTCATGCCTttagtacatgcatatatattgtgtacctatcagagtggatttcagctacagaattttgccagaggacaacaatcttgttgccatgggttctttttcagtgtggcaagtgcaagctgcacacagaccttggtttatcgtctcatccaaatgactagaggttcagtttgatatttccagtctaacttgggagaaaagagtgagagccggattcgaacccagaccctcacagactctatgtactggcagatgagcaccttaaccactctgccaccttacTCCGCAAGAGGGATTTGATCTAATGCAGTCTTGATTCCCTGGCTTCCTAGGCAGTATGTTACCACCGGGCCCCTACACCACGTCAGTGACAACGTATGGACTTTCAGAACATCAGACTGTCAAAACACAGATAAggccagagagaaagggagaggaaaggCAGATTCACTGCCACAATtgaaatgcagacagacaaaacacagccAGGGGCAGAgagatgaggtggtggtggtggagagacagaatcagaaagGGGCAAGTAGATTCAGAGCCGGACAATAAGTCTGGGACAAATAGAATCAGACTGGGACAAGTAGTCTGGGACAATTAGAATCCGGCTTGGGCAATTAGACAGGCTCAGACTGGGACAAATAAGCAGACATATTAAAACTaagacaattagacagacagattcagacaaTAACAGATTCAGACAGGGATAATTAGACGGATATATATATTCGAACTATGGTAATTAGATTCAGACCGGGACAGTTTGACAGATTCAGACTGGGACAGTTAAATTCAGTCTATGGCACTTAGACAGACATAAACTTGGACAATTAGACAGGTTCAGACTGGGCAGTCAGATTCCGACTAGGACAATTAGTCAGACAGACTCATACTGGGGCAATTAGTCAGACAGGCAGATTCAAATTTGGGGCAGTTAAACAGATTGGTGCATTCAAGGCAGATTCAGACTGAGACAATTAAACATACTTAGACATGGTCAATTAGACAGCCAGACTCAGACTAGGTTTATTAGTCATGCAGATAGATTCAGACTTGGGACATTTATTACAGATTCAGACTGGGGCAGTTCGGCAGACATGTTCAGAATGGGACAGTTAGACAAATTCAGTCTATGACAATTAGGTAAATACTGGGACACTTTGATTCACACTGGGGCAATTAGGCAAATTAAGATTGGGCAGTTAGTTCAGACTGCGACATTTAGACAACCAGACTAAGTCAGACAGGCAGATTCAGGTTTGGGGCAATTAGACAGTTTGGTGCAATTATGACACATATAGACTGGGACAGCCAGACACGTTCAGACTGGGCAATTAGAATCAGCCTAGGACAATTAATCAACCAGACTCAGAATGGGGCAATTAGACAGACAGGGTTGGGGTAATTagacaggttcagactggaacaAATAAGCAAATTCAGATT from Babylonia areolata isolate BAREFJ2019XMU chromosome 1, ASM4173473v1, whole genome shotgun sequence includes these protein-coding regions:
- the LOC143289660 gene encoding uncharacterized protein LOC143289660 yields the protein MHVDVVAPEEVQWQKPSDVGLLIQLSPLVRVPYIGKSITAVQDKSNGKRARGYCDSASSRGVMHVIIVLCFAPLLYGSTAAFEGTSATLTEQHGGTAAASSPHTSTGTAWVTEDFTDFSATPTAAQSEEPMTNNSSPSLINMNVSSTSTVANLSQGTAASISPRNDESGDSMTDRSEPISTPAITKTQGSDDNSTPSYTSSGVSERVQNGAEGATSLSMTSNDSVTTGGTVWSNTGDAVTTARNSVTHTLSPASNNTPGKLFTQGHASQASGDISSNPQPPTANSSAGMPSVSSVTLGSDSTQNLASSTGDMNSEANTTQPETTQFATSDTGVPVSASSSSIKEASSQYEIGQTEESTSTTYVQHTSQDRDFTENYNPGNRNPSQDPSEASPVNTLSSTTAVSTSPESVQQHNFSSDHSGQPETSVGSDSPNTEGKGRGVTETTSTGDSTLSSGQTTALGFCLTMVTLTVVCAAAMMYRRRTQVGRWKLLDKSLRYRYWSYTSDCHQEDDIL